A stretch of the Candidatus Omnitrophota bacterium genome encodes the following:
- a CDS encoding ShlB/FhaC/HecB family hemolysin secretion/activation protein yields the protein MAHRRSHWIPLIVLVIWSIASAGWAQGTADTETDKDEELVVQKIVTDHSEILPEEELQAVLRSYEGKQLSIYDLHEVVDEINALYRARNYVTARAMLLPQKVEDGVVKIKLVEGRLGRIEVEGNKYTRDSFFKRRISMRNGDVMDLKSLEKDLEFFNSTNDCKMRAELRAGEEPGTSDCILKVEEPKRWQASTFVDNAGRDDVGLYRIGALLSVNSLLGFRDRLSLATYYADGTTSGSVAYDIPITRKGTRIGASYDQNQIEVIGGDFSVLDIDGDSSDISAYISHPLIGRPRLVSTGFAEWHEKQTTTRFAGVPLVESGVSTVSGGFDLQAYDDHGMWYFRNELSFGSSDLENTEDFFRWTGDLSRFHLFKDDRTLILRASAQWANEDLLPSSEQFQIGGLSTVRGFDQGLLIGDKGYLMSAELNWPLFRKESKLRNKLKGAVFIDHGGAFPFKPGGEGIDSEDFLTSVGAGLVFNLSKYFNGRISYGFPLSDQESDKGEGQLHFYIQSNLF from the coding sequence GGGCCCAGGGCACCGCAGATACTGAAACAGACAAGGATGAAGAACTAGTTGTCCAAAAGATTGTGACCGACCATTCGGAAATTCTGCCCGAGGAAGAACTCCAAGCAGTGCTGAGAAGCTACGAAGGGAAACAACTGAGTATCTACGACTTGCACGAGGTCGTGGATGAGATTAATGCTCTCTACCGGGCCAGGAACTATGTGACGGCCCGGGCTATGCTGCTGCCCCAAAAGGTGGAAGACGGAGTCGTTAAAATCAAGCTGGTGGAGGGGCGCTTGGGCAGGATCGAAGTGGAGGGAAATAAATATACGCGGGATTCCTTTTTCAAAAGGCGGATCTCTATGCGCAACGGGGATGTCATGGATTTGAAGAGCCTGGAAAAGGATCTGGAGTTTTTCAACAGCACCAATGATTGCAAGATGCGCGCAGAGCTGAGAGCCGGAGAGGAGCCGGGCACCAGCGATTGCATCCTCAAGGTGGAAGAACCCAAAAGATGGCAGGCCTCCACCTTTGTGGACAACGCGGGCCGGGACGATGTGGGTCTGTACAGAATCGGTGCTCTGCTATCGGTTAACAGTCTCCTGGGTTTCAGAGACCGTCTTTCTTTGGCCACTTATTATGCGGACGGGACCACTTCAGGGTCTGTGGCCTATGACATTCCGATCACCCGCAAGGGAACGCGGATTGGGGCCAGCTATGACCAGAACCAAATCGAGGTGATTGGCGGTGACTTTAGTGTTTTGGATATTGATGGAGACTCCTCGGATATCAGCGCGTATATCAGCCATCCCCTCATCGGGAGGCCACGGTTGGTGTCAACCGGCTTTGCGGAGTGGCACGAAAAACAGACCACCACCCGCTTTGCAGGCGTGCCGCTTGTGGAGTCCGGTGTGAGCACAGTAAGCGGCGGATTTGACTTGCAGGCCTACGACGACCACGGCATGTGGTATTTTCGTAATGAGCTCAGCTTCGGGTCTTCTGACCTTGAGAATACTGAGGACTTTTTTAGATGGACAGGGGACCTGAGCCGCTTCCATTTATTCAAGGATGACCGGACTCTCATCCTGAGAGCAAGCGCTCAGTGGGCTAATGAGGATTTGCTGCCTTCTTCCGAACAATTTCAAATCGGCGGGCTCTCCACAGTGCGGGGATTTGATCAAGGACTCTTGATCGGAGACAAAGGCTACCTCATGTCCGCCGAACTCAACTGGCCCTTGTTCCGCAAAGAAAGTAAACTGAGAAACAAACTCAAGGGGGCTGTGTTTATCGATCACGGCGGAGCGTTCCCTTTTAAGCCCGGAGGCGAGGGGATTGACAGCGAGGACTTTCTAACCAGTGTGGGCGCGGGTTTGGTCTTCAATCTCTCGAAATACTTCAATGGACGCATCAGTTACGGGTTTCCTCTCAGCGATCAGGAATCGGACAAGGGAGAGGGACAACTCCATTTCTATATCCAGTCGAATTTGTTCTAG
- a CDS encoding HAMP domain-containing protein, which produces MKPRIKRRNYFIDRSFQAKFAIKFCVVVLLSSILAGAAIVALSGNSTTVAIENTKVVVKGTTDFLLPLMIQTLIIVTIFASVSVIALSLLVSHKISGPLFSLRRTVDSIKNGNLNAQFHIRRDDQIQALADSLNGMAETLSDRWMLAKEKVITLNTLVEDPNPDKQRIQAVLNELDESLNYFQLQEGNANHS; this is translated from the coding sequence ATGAAACCCAGAATTAAACGCAGAAACTACTTTATTGATAGGAGCTTCCAGGCTAAATTTGCGATTAAGTTTTGTGTCGTAGTCCTGCTTTCCTCGATCCTTGCCGGGGCTGCGATTGTGGCCCTTTCCGGCAATTCAACCACCGTGGCCATTGAGAATACCAAGGTTGTGGTCAAAGGGACCACGGATTTTCTTCTGCCCTTGATGATACAAACTTTGATCATTGTGACGATTTTTGCCTCAGTCTCTGTGATTGCCCTGAGCCTTTTGGTGTCGCATAAGATCTCTGGGCCGCTGTTTAGCCTGAGGCGAACCGTGGATTCCATCAAGAACGGGAATCTGAACGCACAGTTTCACATTAGACGGGATGATCAGATTCAGGCACTGGCAGATTCCTTAAACGGCATGGCGGAAACTCTCAGCGATCGATGGATGCTTGCCAAGGAAAAAGTGATTACCTTAAATACCTTGGTGGAGGATCCCAATCCAGACAAACAGAGGATTCAAGCCGTCTTGAATGAATTGGACGAGTCCCTCAACTATTTCCAACTCCAGGAAGGCAATGCAAATCATTCGTAA